A genomic region of Bacteroidetes Order II. bacterium contains the following coding sequences:
- a CDS encoding PD-(D/E)XK nuclease family transposase: MAAKYLNPYTDFGFKKLFGEEASKPVLMDFLNAL, from the coding sequence ATGGCTGCAAAGTATCTTAATCCTTATACCGATTTCGGGTTCAAAAAACTCTTCGGCGAAGAAGCCAGCAAACCGGTCTTGATGGATTTCCTCAATGCCCTCTT